A genomic segment from Nicotiana sylvestris chromosome 1, ASM39365v2, whole genome shotgun sequence encodes:
- the LOC138876695 gene encoding NAC domain-containing protein 30-like, which yields MEYSQAKCFSRPMGYRFHPTGREVLKYLIEFVRDEPLHSQNELMQVADLYADKEPWQIFEAYDQGNNNNNTRYFITPQKKEKPTWKRVSRTVGKGTWKPQGKGREVFDDKGRLMGYVKSLKYIPANKSSNNVNGEWLMTEYSLFDRYLAAREIKNKGFVICKIKKKGKPGDKKKGNNIDEVVNDENVRDIEKFINTDVQVEDNGIRSNGTIAKLDDQENNIIQYVEGDQVRDHVLGLLDDIINMEYKVEDHQHATLWASAEDVDLDTINFYLPEDEEIHFC from the exons ATGGAGTATTCTCAGGCTAAGTGTTTTTCTCGCCCGATGGGTTATCGCTTTCATCCGACGGGCAGGGAAGTGCTCAAGTATCTAATAGAGTTTGTGAGAGACGAGCCACTTCACTCTCAGAATGAACTCATGCAGGTGGCGGATCTCTACGCCGACAAGGAGCCATGGCAGATTTTCGAAGCTTATGATcagggaaacaacaacaacaacactcGTTACTTCATAACGCCGCAGAAGAAAGAGAAGCCAACGTGGAAAAGAGTTTCAAGAACTGTCGGGAAGGGCACTTGGAAGCCTCAAGGCAAAGGCCGAGAGGTGTTTGATGATAAAGGAAGACTCATGGGATACGTGAAAAGTTTGAAGTACATCCCCGCTAACAAATCGTCAAACAACGTGAACGGCGAATGGTTGATGACTGAGTACTCTTTGTTTGATCGTTATCTGGCTGCTAGGGAGATTAAGAACAAAGGTTTCGTAATTTGTAAGATCAAGAAGAAGGGCAAACCTGGTGACAAGAAAAAAGGAAACAATATTGATGAGGTAGTTAATGATGAGAATGTGAGAGATATTGAAAAATTTATCAACACCGACGTTCAAGTTGAAGACAATGGTATAAGGTCGAATGGTACTATAGCAAAGCTGGATGATCAAGAGAATAATATTATCCAATATGTAGAGGGAGATCAAGTTAGAGACCATGTACTTGGTTTATTGGACGATATTATT AATATGGAATATAAAGTCGAAGACCATCAACATGCTACTTTGTGGGCTTCTGCGGAAGATGTCGATCTGGATACTATCAATTTCTATTTGCCAGAGGATGAGGAGATTCATTTTTGCTAG